The window ATAGTTTGAACTATATTCTGATGGTAAAAGTAGACGGAAAGAGCTACCACGTAATGAAGGTAACCACACTGGAGTATGTGCGTTAGGAGTGTAACTTTGTGGAATTTGATAGCCTAATGTTGTAAAAGTCTTCGTATTTGTTAGTGGTACAGAAGCTGCTTTGAAATCTCCTTTCTTTGTTGTTATTGAGATAACACCCATACCACCAATCGCTCCCCAGATAACTGTTGAGCCACCCTTAAAGACATCTACTCTCTCAACATCAGACATTTGAACGTTGTCTAAGTCGTAATCATCATTTAGAAATATTCCATCTATGGCAATAGCGGCAGGTCTTTTTCCATCTACAGCCGTCCCCCCTCGCACATAGCATTTTCCCAATTCTACTCTAACACTTGGTACTCTGCGCAACAACTCATGCAAACAAGTTGCGCCAATGCTTTCTATATCACGAAGTCCAAAGGAGAAGTCTGCGGTGCGCGCATAAGCATCAGAACGAGAAGAATAGGTAGGCTGATGACTAAAAACGTTCACTTCTTCCATTTGTATACCACCTTTAGGAAGTGCCAATGTTGCATCTATACGTGTTGTATCATTTCCTATCCATTCAAACGGAGGGAGTTGGCCAGTATATGAGGGGAACTCCTCTTCGTCTAATAGCAGTTTTACCCATGATTTTCCAGCCTTTGTAAACGCATTAAGAACATATTGTGTGCCTTCTGGAAAATCTATACCTTCAAATGAAAAACGACCTTGTGCATCGGTTTTAGTGACAGCATAAAAACCTTTATCGGGTGAAATAAGATTTACTACACCTTCTTTTATGGGCTTATGACCAATCAATGTTTCAACTCGTCCTCGTATTACTGTCGATTTCTCAATACTAATCTTTCCCTTCTTACATTCCCCTTTAATTACGTCGGCCATTCGATATCGATTCCAACTACAGCTATCGAGCAATCGTTCTGACTCATTATTGAAAAGAATCGATGCTGGTTGCTCTGGACGATCTGCTACATCCATATCATATAATAAATGAGAAAGAATATTTGATTGTCCATCTAAAAGGTTTGTTCCACCATATTCTACACGTACAGATACGTCCATTGTTTCCCCCTCACGTAGATTATTAGCCTTGATAATACAAGGTACTTGACCGTCATTTGTCTTTTCTGTTTCTATCCATTTTACTGATATAGTACACAATTCTTTCTCTGGATATATTAACTTCAGTTTTTCTTCAACTGTGTTTAAGTTGGCATCAAGAAGTTGGAAAGAGTAAATTCCACCTTGAGACAGACTATCATAACTCAGAATAACATCTTTATCTTTGCTTATTTTTCCAAAGTATATAGGAACGGAACGACAGTGAATAAAGAGTCTATAATCGGTTTTAATACTATCAGAATAATTATCAATACTTACTTTAATATTATTTCCTAATTTATTGATATACAACTTTAATTTAGTATTTCCTTTAATCGTATTTGTAGCCTTACTATATTTGCAAGGTAAGAGCTTTCCCTGCCCACCAATAAAGATACTTTTAAGACTTTCATAGCTACTGAGGTTCAACATATTCTTCGTATAGCTACGCAACAAATAACGTCCTTTTACTACTCCCTCAGGGATGTCTATATGTCCAACAAAACCTTGATCGCTTCGTATCAAACGTACTCGCTTTACAACAAGATGTTCTGAATTAAGGAGTTCTACATATACGTAATGACTCATACTATCCGTCTGATGAACTACGGCATTCACTAAGAATACACGCAAATGGATTCGTTGTCCCGCCTGATAACTCTCTGCATCCGTAAATATGTATGTCTTTTCCTGTGGAAACAATTGTACTTGCCGAAGGATACGACTCAATAATACATTGTTTGTCTGCGCATACAATGATGTGTTAAAGCATATCAGTAATATAGTAAATATTAGTTTTCTCATAATAGATTGGCATCAGTAAATGAGTTCTATAACCGATTTTCAATAATGAAAATAAGCATCTGTAGAGTTATATGCAAACTTACACAAAATTCTTAAATAATATGGTCGTAAAATAGAAAAACCATACACTATTGTATAAAAAACTTTATATTTTATGTCTGTTTAGAGTATTATTCCTTTCTTTAATTCCCTAAACTGCTTACGTTTTAAGCCTATAATGCAATTGTAAATACCATCAGCACCATACGTGCGGAGCATCAGCACCAATGGTGCGGAGTATCAACACGTCATGTGTTTGATTATAACACGTCAATAGAGAATGGGAAGGTTGAACAGTTCTTGTCGTCATTATATAATAAAAAAGCTACTGATAACTAATCTAACATGTGAGATGTTTTATCTGAGAAAAACACAGTCATTGAGTTTGCAAACTGTACTATTAGTGCTAATAATAGTCTATTGTGGTTTATTAATCAACTTGGCTTCAAAGGTTCTTCATTTATACTATCCATATTACAGAAACATTTTGTAAATTTGCAGTTCAATAGGCTGCTTCATAATATTAGCAAATATGGATTGTTGATTTAGTAATTTTACAGAAAAAATAATACTGAAATAATAGCCTAAAAATAACACATAGTGAAGATTAAGAAATGATATATCCCAAGAACTTTGAGCAAAAAATTGGTTTCACGGAGGTTCGTTCACTCCTGCGTGCACGCTGTCTTTCACCGTTAGGAAAGGAACAAATAGATGCAATGAACTTTTCTACTGATGTCACACAGGTGAATACTTGGATGGAAGAGATTAGAGAGTTTCGCAGAATACAAGAGGGACAAGACGACTTTCCTTTAGATAATTTCTTTGATGTACGCGAAAGTGTGGCACGAATCCGCTTGGAAGGAACCCACATGGAGGTGGAAGAACTTTTTGATTTGAAGCGTTCATTAGAGATAATTATTGCTATTGTGAACTTTCTGAGCCGTGGAGAGGAGACTGAACAGGGCGAAATACGTCATTTCTATCCTGCTCTTTACAATCTTGCTGATGGTGTTGCAACCTTCCCTTTGCTTGTTCAGCGCATTTCGCAGATTATCGATAAATTCGGTAAGATGCGTGATAATGCCTCTCCTGAACTGCTTCAGATACGTCGTGAGTTGGCTCGCATCGAGGGAAGTATCTCACGCACACTCTATGGTATCTTACGTGCTGCGCAGGGAGAAGGACTTGTTGAGAAGGATGTCACACCAACTTTGCGTGATGGTCGTCTGGTTATTCCTGTTGCACCGGGCTTAAAACGTAAGATTTCGGGTATTGTACATGATGAAAGTGCTACGGGTAGGACTGTCTATATAGAACCAACAGAGGTTGTTGAAGCTAACAATAAGATTCGTGAACTTGAGAATGAGGAGCGAAGAGAGATGATTCGTATTCTCACAGAGTTTGCTAAACAGGTACGTCCTAATGTACGTGAGATACTCGACTCTTACAATCTTATGGCGGCTGTAGACTTTATTCGTGCAAAAGCTGAGCTTGCTCGACTCTTTAAGAGCTTTGAGCCACAGGTGGCAGAGAATCCTCATATTGACTGGATAAGAGCTATTCATCCTCTACTTCAATTATCATTAGAACGAAAGCATAACAATAAATTAAACTATTCATTATCTGGTGATAATAACGAAATAGATAAAGTTTCTAATGAGGTTGATAATACACAAGACTACGACACAATATTAGAAGAAGAGAACAATACACGCAATGTTCCTTCAAGTGTTGTTCCCCTCGATATTCAACTCACAAAAGACAAGCATCTGTTGATTATCTCTGGTCCGAATGCTGGTGGTAAATCGGTTTGTTTGAAAACTGTGGGTTTGCTTCAGTATATGCTTCAATGTGGTCTTTCAATTCCTGTTGGTGATCGCTCAACCACTGGTATCTTTACGGATATTATGATTGATATCGGTGATGAACAGAGTATTGAGAATGACCTTAGTACCTATTCTTCACACTTGATGAATATGAAGATGATGATGCGTCGTGCTTCTGATCGTACGCTTATCCTTATTGACGAGTTCGGAACTGGTACGGAACCACAGATTGGTGGAGCAATAGCTGAGTCTGTTTTACGTCAGTTCTGGCAGAAACATGCTTGGGCTGTAATTACAACTCACTATCAAAATCTCAAGCATTTTGCGGAAGAACACCCTGGCACAGTCAATGGTGCGATGCTCTATGACCGCCATGAAATGCGCCCACTCTTTCAGTTAGCTATCGGTAGACCCGGTAGTTCGTTTGCTATTGAGATTGCTCGAAAGACGGGAATACCTGAGGACGTAATTCGTGACGCATCTGAAATTGTAGGTTCTGATTATATTCAGAGTGACAAATACTTACAGGATATTGTTCGAGATAAACGTTATTGGGAGAACAAGCGTCAAACCATTCATAGTCATGAGAAGGAATTGGAGAAACGTATCAGTCAATATGAAAAAGATATTGCAGCGTTAGAACAAAGCCGTAAGGAGATTCTTAATCGTGCTAAGGCACAAGCTGAAGAGATTATTAAGGAGAGCAATCGTCGTATAGAAAACGCTATCCGAGAAATTAGAGAGAAGCAAGCTGAGAAGGAGGAGACCAAACGTATTCGTCAAGAATTGGCTGCTTATGAGGCAGGATTATTGGATGGAAATAAGAGTGATAAGCCTAAAACCTCGAATAAGAAGAAACTAAAAAGTAGTGGATTACTCTCTGATGACGATTTTCAGAAGAAGGTTGATAAGATTAAAAGTCGCAAGGAACGCCATGAACAGCATCTGAAAGAAAAAGCAAGTAAGCAGCAAGCTGCTGCTGAGGCATTGAAGAATGCCGTACGTAAACAGCAAGGAGGTGGGCTCGTTATGGCTGGTGATTCTGTACGTATAAAGGGTCTAACGTCTGTTGGTAAGGTGGAATCTATTGAAGGAAAGCAGGCAACTGTTATCTTTGGTGGTATGAGAACTAAGATGGCTATTAGTCGTTTGGAGCATGTTGATGCGGCAACTATTCAGTCAGAACAGAAGCAATTCCAAGCTTATAACTATAGTCGTGAGACTCGTGAAACCATTGATAAGCATCGTAACCAGTTCCGACAAGAGTTGGATGTACGTGGTATGAGGGCTGATGAAGCCTTAAATCAGGTGCAATACTTTATAGATGATGCTATCCTTGTTGGGGCAAGTCAGGTGCGTATTCTTCATGGTAAAGGCAATGGAATACTTCGTCAGCTCATCCGACAGTATCTTGGCAGTGTTCCTAATGTTACAAACTATCGCGATGAACATGTACAGTTTGGCGGTGCAGGTATCACGGTTGTGGAACTATAAGTTAGTTGACGAGTTTACAAGTAAACAAGTTTACGAGTTATTTCTTTTATTAGAAGACAGATAAAGAATATAGGCAATAAATTGAAAGAGCAAGCGTTAGAATATTAATATGAACTACCTAAGGCTTTTACATATACTTCGCAAACAGCGACAGAATCTTCTGTTAGCTGTTGGTGTCACGTTGATGCTGACGTCATGCGGTATAGATAGAAATATTAAGAAAGGCGAAAAACACCTTTCCTTGGGCGAATATTATGACGCTGCGACCCAATTCAAAACAGCTTATCAGCGTACATCACCTAAGGATAGACGCCAACGAGGAGAGTTGTCTTTGAAGATGGCTGAGTGCTATGAGCGTATTTCGTCTTCTCAACGAGCGATAGCAGCTTATAGAAATGCTATCCGTTATAAACTGGATAATGGTGAGACGCATAAGCGTTTGGCTGATAATCTAATGAAGGAAGGTAGTTATGCGGAGGCTGTTAAGGAGTATCGCATTGCGCTTGATTCAATGCCTAACAATCAATTGATAGCTCAAGAGCTTCAGGCTGCATCAATAGCTGCAAGCGTAAAAGAGCGTGGTTCGAAGTATATTGTGAAGCGTATGGACGTGTTTAACTCACGTCGACAAGATTATTCGCCAATGCTTTTCGGTGATAAATACGAACAGCTTTACTTTACTTCTACACGAAATGAAGCCAAAGGTGATGAAGTGAGTGGTATTACTGGTGCAAAGGCTGGTGACATCTTCCTTAGTGAAAAGGATGATAAAGGTAAATGGAGTACTCCAAAGGCTATTGAGTCTGCATTGAATACAGAGGCAGATGAGGGTACACCTGCTTTCTCTGTAGATGGTAGGGAGATGTATATTAC of the Prevotella melaninogenica genome contains:
- a CDS encoding TonB-dependent receptor plug domain-containing protein; the protein is MRKLIFTILLICFNTSLYAQTNNVLLSRILRQVQLFPQEKTYIFTDAESYQAGQRIHLRVFLVNAVVHQTDSMSHYVYVELLNSEHLVVKRVRLIRSDQGFVGHIDIPEGVVKGRYLLRSYTKNMLNLSSYESLKSIFIGGQGKLLPCKYSKATNTIKGNTKLKLYINKLGNNIKVSIDNYSDSIKTDYRLFIHCRSVPIYFGKISKDKDVILSYDSLSQGGIYSFQLLDANLNTVEEKLKLIYPEKELCTISVKWIETEKTNDGQVPCIIKANNLREGETMDVSVRVEYGGTNLLDGQSNILSHLLYDMDVADRPEQPASILFNNESERLLDSCSWNRYRMADVIKGECKKGKISIEKSTVIRGRVETLIGHKPIKEGVVNLISPDKGFYAVTKTDAQGRFSFEGIDFPEGTQYVLNAFTKAGKSWVKLLLDEEEFPSYTGQLPPFEWIGNDTTRIDATLALPKGGIQMEEVNVFSHQPTYSSRSDAYARTADFSFGLRDIESIGATCLHELLRRVPSVRVELGKCYVRGGTAVDGKRPAAIAIDGIFLNDDYDLDNVQMSDVERVDVFKGGSTVIWGAIGGMGVISITTKKGDFKAASVPLTNTKTFTTLGYQIPQSYTPNAHTPVWLPSLRGSSFRLLLPSEYSSNYHIIIEGVTSEGRIIHYVGELGK
- a CDS encoding endonuclease MutS2, yielding MIYPKNFEQKIGFTEVRSLLRARCLSPLGKEQIDAMNFSTDVTQVNTWMEEIREFRRIQEGQDDFPLDNFFDVRESVARIRLEGTHMEVEELFDLKRSLEIIIAIVNFLSRGEETEQGEIRHFYPALYNLADGVATFPLLVQRISQIIDKFGKMRDNASPELLQIRRELARIEGSISRTLYGILRAAQGEGLVEKDVTPTLRDGRLVIPVAPGLKRKISGIVHDESATGRTVYIEPTEVVEANNKIRELENEERREMIRILTEFAKQVRPNVREILDSYNLMAAVDFIRAKAELARLFKSFEPQVAENPHIDWIRAIHPLLQLSLERKHNNKLNYSLSGDNNEIDKVSNEVDNTQDYDTILEEENNTRNVPSSVVPLDIQLTKDKHLLIISGPNAGGKSVCLKTVGLLQYMLQCGLSIPVGDRSTTGIFTDIMIDIGDEQSIENDLSTYSSHLMNMKMMMRRASDRTLILIDEFGTGTEPQIGGAIAESVLRQFWQKHAWAVITTHYQNLKHFAEEHPGTVNGAMLYDRHEMRPLFQLAIGRPGSSFAIEIARKTGIPEDVIRDASEIVGSDYIQSDKYLQDIVRDKRYWENKRQTIHSHEKELEKRISQYEKDIAALEQSRKEILNRAKAQAEEIIKESNRRIENAIREIREKQAEKEETKRIRQELAAYEAGLLDGNKSDKPKTSNKKKLKSSGLLSDDDFQKKVDKIKSRKERHEQHLKEKASKQQAAAEALKNAVRKQQGGGLVMAGDSVRIKGLTSVGKVESIEGKQATVIFGGMRTKMAISRLEHVDAATIQSEQKQFQAYNYSRETRETIDKHRNQFRQELDVRGMRADEALNQVQYFIDDAILVGASQVRILHGKGNGILRQLIRQYLGSVPNVTNYRDEHVQFGGAGITVVEL